One window of Blastocatellia bacterium genomic DNA carries:
- a CDS encoding alpha/beta hydrolase family protein — protein MRRRDFLAQSSAVTAMMATHRLAPEVFMEDAEQSGGVQSRYRGPLADADLQGRQLDSLQFCLSSYERVTPSMSFAAKDGPAARRWQKQTRKKLVELLGGFPAERVALRPSILERKEFAGYTREKIIFQSRDNLAVFGYLLLPKDRPKQLPAIICLPGHGRGCDDIVGIAEDGRERETKSGYQHDFALQAVEHGYAAFAIEQLAFGCRRDAAARQHGAGQSSCQPAAGAALLLGQTMVGWRSWDVMRAIDYLGTRPEVDASRIATMGISGGGTISLFSAALDQRIKVAVVSGYFNTFRDSIVSLSHCIDNYVPGLLNYVEMYDLAGLVAPRGLFVESGTRDPIFPIAASRAAFKKAQAIYAVFGAPEMTGQEVFEGEHLFYGKGAFEFLKRQL, from the coding sequence ATGAGGCGACGTGATTTCCTGGCTCAGAGTTCGGCGGTGACGGCGATGATGGCGACGCACCGCCTGGCGCCGGAGGTGTTCATGGAAGATGCGGAGCAGAGCGGCGGCGTTCAGTCTCGGTATCGCGGCCCGCTCGCCGATGCGGATTTGCAGGGCCGACAACTGGACAGCTTGCAGTTTTGCCTGTCTTCATACGAGCGCGTCACGCCTTCGATGAGCTTCGCCGCAAAGGATGGGCCCGCGGCGCGGCGCTGGCAAAAGCAGACGCGCAAGAAGCTCGTGGAATTGCTCGGCGGCTTTCCGGCGGAGCGCGTGGCGCTGCGACCGAGCATTCTGGAAAGGAAAGAATTCGCCGGCTACACGCGCGAAAAGATCATCTTTCAGAGCCGCGATAACCTGGCGGTCTTCGGCTACCTGTTGCTGCCCAAAGATCGCCCGAAGCAGTTGCCCGCGATTATCTGTTTGCCGGGGCACGGGCGCGGCTGCGACGACATCGTCGGCATTGCGGAAGATGGCCGCGAGCGCGAAACCAAGAGCGGCTATCAGCATGACTTTGCCTTGCAGGCGGTCGAGCATGGCTATGCCGCCTTTGCTATCGAGCAACTCGCTTTCGGCTGCCGGCGAGATGCAGCGGCGCGGCAGCATGGCGCGGGACAATCTTCATGCCAGCCGGCAGCCGGCGCGGCGTTGCTGCTGGGGCAGACGATGGTTGGCTGGCGATCCTGGGATGTGATGCGGGCGATAGATTACCTGGGGACGCGCCCCGAAGTGGACGCCTCACGAATCGCGACGATGGGCATATCGGGCGGCGGTACGATCTCGCTCTTTTCAGCGGCTCTGGATCAGCGCATCAAGGTGGCGGTCGTCAGCGGTTACTTCAACACCTTCCGCGACAGCATCGTCAGCCTGTCGCATTGCATAGACAATTACGTGCCCGGACTGCTGAACTACGTCGAGATGTATGATCTGGCGGGGCTGGTCGCGCCGCGCGGGCTATTTGTCGAATCAGGCACGCGCGACCCTATCTTTCCCATCGCCGCCAGCCGCGCGGCATTCAAAAAGGCGCAGGCCATCTACGCGGTATTTGGCGCGCCTGAAATGACCGGGCAAGAGGTCTTCGAAGGCGAGCACTTGTTTTATGGCAAAGGCGCGTTTGAATTCCTGAAGCGGCAGCTCTGA
- a CDS encoding sugar kinase, whose translation MAMLNLKPSSACRWDMVSLGEVMLRLDPGAGRISTTRAFQVWEGGGEYNVARGLKRCFGLTTAIVTALADNPIGRLVEDLIYQGGVDQSHVRWVKYDGVGREARNGLNFTERGFGLRAALGCSDRGHTAVSQLKPGDVDWEAIFGREGARWFHTGGIFCALSETTPLVAREAMEAARRHGTVISYDLNYRESLWKSIGGKGRAQAVNRQLAPLVDVMIGNEEEFTAALGFEVEGLDEQHSKLDVTSFRRMIERAREAYPNFKVVATTLRHARTATVNDWGAVCDADGEFYQAPLREGLEIFDRVGGGDSFASGLIYGLLTERGPQWAVECGAAHGALAMTTPGDTTMATLAEVERVMKGGTARVAR comes from the coding sequence ATGGCCATGTTAAACCTGAAACCGTCGTCCGCGTGTCGCTGGGACATGGTGAGCCTGGGCGAAGTCATGCTGCGGCTCGATCCCGGCGCAGGGCGCATCTCGACGACGCGCGCCTTCCAGGTGTGGGAAGGCGGCGGCGAATACAACGTCGCTCGCGGCCTGAAGCGCTGCTTCGGTTTGACGACGGCCATCGTCACGGCGCTTGCCGACAATCCCATCGGGCGATTGGTCGAAGACCTGATCTATCAAGGCGGCGTCGATCAATCGCACGTTCGCTGGGTGAAATATGACGGCGTCGGGCGCGAGGCGCGCAATGGCCTGAACTTCACCGAGCGCGGCTTCGGATTGCGCGCGGCGCTCGGGTGTTCTGACCGCGGGCACACGGCGGTTTCGCAGCTCAAGCCGGGCGACGTGGATTGGGAGGCGATCTTCGGGCGCGAAGGGGCGCGCTGGTTCCACACCGGCGGCATCTTCTGCGCCCTGTCAGAGACCACGCCGCTGGTGGCGCGCGAAGCCATGGAAGCGGCTCGCCGTCACGGCACGGTGATCTCTTATGACCTGAACTATCGCGAATCGCTCTGGAAATCGATTGGCGGCAAAGGCCGCGCGCAAGCGGTCAACCGCCAGCTCGCGCCGCTGGTTGATGTGATGATCGGCAACGAAGAGGAGTTCACGGCGGCGCTCGGCTTCGAGGTCGAAGGATTGGACGAGCAACATTCAAAGCTCGACGTGACGAGCTTCCGCAGGATGATCGAGCGGGCGCGCGAAGCTTACCCGAACTTCAAAGTCGTGGCGACGACGCTGCGCCATGCGCGGACGGCGACGGTCAACGACTGGGGCGCGGTCTGCGATGCGGACGGCGAATTCTATCAAGCGCCGCTGCGCGAGGGCCTCGAAATCTTTGACCGTGTCGGCGGCGGCGACTCGTTCGCTTCGGGATTGATTTACGGCTTGCTGACCGAGCGCGGCCCGCAATGGGCAGTCGAGTGCGGCGCGGCGCACGGGGCGCTGGCGATGACGACGCCGGGCGATACGACGATGGCGACGCTTGCTGAAGTCGAGCGCGTGATGAAAGGCGGCACGGCGCGCGTTGCTCGATAG
- a CDS encoding NADH:flavin oxidoreductase — MSKHHFLHVGSVRDVHRFRLHLQERGIDIPCDESLLAAGESPLAQPLAFDDVKIGNRFAIHPMEGWDGTADGMPSELTTRRWQHFGRSGAKLIWGGEAVAVRHDGRANPNQLLIGKATRDGLARLREALVTAHHQATGSTDGLLVGLQLTHSGRYSRPNRKERAEPRILYHHPLLDQRLGLDADYPLLTDSEVREIIAAFHAAARMAYEIGFDFVDVKHCHGYLGHEFLSAHTRDGDYGGSFENRTRFLREVVAGIRSLAPGLRLGVRLSAFDSIPYRRQTAGSKEEPAGAGVPESFESLLPYRWGFGVNVTNPVEPDLTEVIEFLTLLDGLGIRLINLTAGSPYYSPHLQRPALFPPSDGYQPPEDPLIGVARQMAMTRHLKQRFPRLLFVGTAYSYLQDFLPNVAQAAMREGWADAVGLGRMVLAYPELPLDVLQGRPLDRKRLCRTFSDCTTAPRNGLPSGCYPLDDFYKQTGAAAQLKQIKRRQRGGAAEG, encoded by the coding sequence ATGAGCAAACATCACTTCTTGCACGTCGGCAGCGTCCGCGATGTCCATCGCTTCCGACTTCACTTGCAGGAGCGCGGCATCGATATTCCCTGCGACGAGTCGTTGCTTGCGGCGGGCGAATCGCCGCTGGCGCAACCGCTCGCATTCGATGACGTGAAGATCGGCAACCGCTTCGCCATTCACCCGATGGAAGGGTGGGACGGCACGGCGGACGGCATGCCGAGCGAGCTGACGACGCGCCGCTGGCAGCATTTCGGGCGCAGCGGCGCGAAGCTCATCTGGGGCGGCGAAGCGGTTGCCGTGCGCCACGATGGCCGCGCCAATCCGAATCAACTGCTCATCGGCAAGGCGACGCGCGATGGCCTGGCGCGCCTGCGCGAAGCGCTGGTCACGGCGCACCATCAGGCGACCGGCTCGACCGATGGTCTGCTAGTCGGCTTGCAACTGACGCATTCGGGTCGCTACAGCCGGCCCAACCGTAAAGAGCGAGCCGAGCCGCGCATTCTCTATCACCACCCGCTGCTCGATCAGCGGCTTGGCCTTGACGCCGATTACCCGCTGCTCACCGACAGTGAGGTGCGCGAGATCATCGCGGCCTTTCACGCGGCGGCGCGCATGGCTTACGAGATCGGCTTTGATTTCGTAGATGTCAAGCACTGCCACGGCTACCTGGGGCATGAGTTCTTGAGCGCCCACACGCGCGATGGCGACTATGGCGGCAGCTTTGAAAACCGCACGCGCTTTTTGCGCGAAGTCGTCGCAGGCATTCGCAGTCTTGCGCCGGGCTTGCGCCTCGGCGTGCGGCTCTCGGCCTTTGATTCGATCCCGTATCGTCGGCAAACCGCCGGCTCAAAGGAGGAGCCTGCCGGCGCGGGCGTGCCGGAATCGTTTGAATCGCTGCTGCCTTACCGCTGGGGTTTCGGAGTCAATGTTACAAACCCGGTTGAGCCTGACCTGACAGAAGTCATCGAGTTCCTGACGCTGCTGGATGGTCTTGGAATCCGGCTGATCAACCTCACAGCCGGTTCGCCTTATTACAGCCCGCACCTCCAGCGCCCGGCCCTCTTTCCGCCATCGGATGGCTACCAGCCGCCGGAAGACCCGCTCATCGGCGTCGCCCGGCAGATGGCGATGACACGCCATTTGAAGCAGCGATTCCCGCGCCTGCTGTTCGTCGGAACGGCTTACTCCTACTTGCAAGACTTCCTGCCCAACGTGGCGCAAGCGGCGATGCGCGAAGGCTGGGCCGATGCGGTAGGGCTGGGGCGCATGGTGCTGGCTTATCCCGAACTACCGCTGGACGTGTTGCAGGGTCGCCCGCTCGACCGCAAGCGACTGTGCCGCACCTTCAGCGACTGCACGACTGCGCCGCGCAATGGGCTGCCTTCGGGCTGCTACCCGCTGGATGATTTTTATAAGCAGACCGGGGCCGCCGCGCAGCTCAAACAGATTAAGCGACGCCAGCGCGGCGGCGCGGCGGAGGGTTAA
- a CDS encoding glucose 1-dehydrogenase translates to MGYTALELNGKAAVVIGGTSGIGRAIAYGMAEAGADVVATSRRLEQVEATAAAIEQRGRRTARITSDVADRASLERLLEESVAAFGKVDILVNSAGRTRRAPTLDFPEQDWDDIINTNLTGTLRACQVFGRHMIERGYGRIINIASLSSFVALYEVAAYSASKAAVASLTKSLALEWAPRGVTVNAIAPGVFRTPLNETLLDETERGREFLWRTPMKRFGRVEELAGAAIFLASDAASFVAGEVLVVDGGILASGVNQ, encoded by the coding sequence ATGGGCTACACGGCTTTGGAGCTAAACGGTAAGGCGGCGGTGGTCATTGGCGGCACTTCAGGCATCGGTCGCGCCATCGCTTATGGGATGGCCGAGGCGGGCGCCGACGTGGTCGCGACTTCGCGCCGCCTGGAACAGGTCGAAGCGACCGCCGCCGCAATCGAGCAGCGCGGTCGCCGGACGGCCCGCATCACTTCCGACGTCGCCGACCGCGCCTCTTTAGAGCGCCTGCTTGAAGAGAGCGTCGCGGCTTTCGGCAAAGTAGACATCCTGGTCAACTCGGCGGGCCGCACGCGGCGCGCCCCGACGCTCGATTTCCCTGAGCAGGATTGGGATGACATCATCAACACCAACCTGACCGGCACGCTCAGAGCTTGCCAGGTCTTCGGACGCCACATGATCGAGCGCGGTTATGGCCGCATCATCAACATCGCGTCGCTGTCGTCATTCGTCGCGCTTTACGAAGTCGCCGCTTATTCGGCCAGCAAAGCGGCGGTCGCGTCGCTGACGAAATCGCTCGCCCTCGAATGGGCGCCGCGCGGCGTGACGGTGAACGCCATCGCGCCGGGCGTCTTTCGCACGCCGCTCAATGAAACGCTGCTCGACGAGACCGAGCGCGGGCGCGAATTCTTATGGCGCACGCCGATGAAACGGTTTGGCCGCGTCGAAGAGCTGGCCGGGGCGGCGATCTTTCTCGCCTCAGACGCCGCCAGCTTTGTCGCCGGCGAAGTCCTCGTCGTTGACGGCGGCATCCTCGCCAGCGGCGTCAATCAATAG
- a CDS encoding 3-ketoacyl-ACP reductase: MNDHRPVAFITGASRGIGRGIALALAGCGYDIAGGSRVVDPQAAASAIFAVKQQVESAGARFLPVEGDVANLEAHEGMLSAVIAHFGRIDLLVNNAGVAPEPRLDVLETTPASFDRLLSTNLRGPFFLTQRVAAQMIAQVKAAPAVKPKIVFITSVSAYMSSPSRAEYCLSKSALSMAAAIFADRLAEHGINVYEVRPGIIKTDMTAPVESKYDRLIEEGLIPQQRWGLPEDVGRAVTALVTGGFEYSTGTVIEVSGGMNIRRL; this comes from the coding sequence TTGAACGATCACCGGCCAGTTGCTTTTATTACCGGGGCGAGTCGCGGCATCGGGCGCGGCATCGCTCTCGCGCTTGCCGGCTGCGGCTACGACATCGCCGGCGGCTCACGCGTCGTTGATCCGCAGGCGGCGGCAAGCGCCATCTTTGCAGTCAAACAACAGGTCGAATCAGCGGGCGCGCGGTTCTTGCCCGTAGAAGGCGATGTCGCCAATCTCGAAGCTCATGAAGGGATGCTGAGCGCGGTGATCGCTCACTTCGGTCGCATCGATCTGCTGGTCAACAACGCCGGCGTCGCGCCCGAACCACGACTCGACGTGCTAGAGACAACGCCGGCGAGTTTTGATCGCCTGCTGTCTACGAACCTGCGCGGGCCGTTCTTTCTGACGCAGCGTGTCGCCGCGCAGATGATCGCTCAGGTCAAGGCCGCGCCCGCCGTCAAACCGAAGATCGTCTTCATCACGTCGGTGTCGGCTTATATGTCGTCGCCTTCGCGCGCCGAGTACTGCCTGTCCAAGTCGGCGTTGAGCATGGCGGCGGCGATCTTTGCCGACCGGCTCGCGGAGCACGGCATCAACGTCTACGAAGTGCGCCCCGGCATCATCAAGACCGACATGACCGCGCCGGTCGAAAGCAAGTATGACCGCTTGATCGAAGAGGGGCTGATCCCGCAACAGCGATGGGGATTGCCGGAAGACGTAGGCCGCGCCGTCACGGCGCTTGTCACCGGCGGCTTTGAGTATTCGACCGGAACGGTCATCGAGGTGAGCGGCGGCATGAATATCCGCAGGCTTTGA
- a CDS encoding bifunctional 2-keto-4-hydroxyglutarate aldolase/2-keto-3-deoxy-6-phosphogluconate aldolase: protein MNKTDVIQWIKAAGVIPVVRAASADEAMRAIEAIKAGGLSVVEITMTVPGAARVIEEVAARYGADVLVGAGTVLDAETARACMLAGAQFIVSPALNLETIAMCRRYSIAVIPGALTPTEVLQAWTAGADMVKVFPCDSLGGARYIKSLKAPLPQVEVVPTGGVSLKTAADFIKAGASALGVGSDLVDVKALREGHAGLITERARQFIEAVREARETA from the coding sequence ATGAACAAGACGGACGTGATTCAATGGATCAAAGCGGCGGGAGTGATCCCTGTGGTGCGCGCCGCTTCGGCGGACGAAGCAATGCGCGCCATTGAGGCGATCAAAGCCGGCGGCCTGTCTGTGGTTGAGATTACCATGACCGTTCCGGGCGCGGCGCGGGTCATCGAAGAAGTCGCGGCGCGTTACGGCGCTGACGTGCTGGTCGGGGCGGGCACCGTGCTTGATGCCGAGACCGCCCGCGCTTGCATGCTGGCGGGCGCGCAGTTCATCGTCAGCCCGGCGCTCAACCTCGAAACCATCGCCATGTGCCGCCGCTATAGCATCGCGGTTATTCCGGGCGCGCTGACGCCGACTGAAGTGTTACAGGCGTGGACGGCGGGGGCGGATATGGTCAAAGTCTTTCCCTGCGATAGCCTCGGCGGCGCGCGCTACATCAAGTCGTTGAAAGCGCCGCTGCCGCAAGTCGAAGTGGTGCCGACCGGCGGCGTATCGCTCAAGACCGCCGCCGACTTCATCAAAGCCGGGGCGAGCGCTCTGGGTGTCGGCTCTGACCTCGTGGACGTCAAGGCGTTGCGCGAAGGACATGCTGGCTTAATCACCGAACGGGCGCGGCAATTTATCGAAGCCGTCAGGGAAGCGCGAGAAACGGCCTAG
- a CDS encoding MFS transporter → MVERPRASQIQVAATSFLALFAVVGIALYGLPLYYDYWEKEFGWSRAFITSANALSKVVVAVCFGFFAGWVIDRFGPRRLMIVGVLIAGGALIGLSAVSVSALWLFYVAYLFNAAGYVSAGPPPNQVLLARWFDKGRGKAMGFAYLGIGVGGAVVPQLSRWLSESYGWRVSLRLLGGLMIVLTLPMVWLIKEAPPTTTAQQREPLAPMREIFRRPAFYLLAFASLCSIGAVGGTNQHLKLYLTRDLNYSQSDAATFISLVLTFSIAGRLLMGWLADHLPKKAVMLLIYLLVAAAIPLLFLAASPAALYVFAAVFGLGLGGEYLIIPLIAAELFSVKILGRLMGVLVTADGVAEALVPFLIGHLHDRTGNYYAGFVTLIVIALLGALAVVWLPQNGRVATSQAGVAG, encoded by the coding sequence ATGGTTGAACGACCACGCGCTTCGCAAATTCAAGTCGCGGCGACCTCGTTTCTGGCGCTCTTTGCCGTCGTCGGCATCGCGCTCTATGGGCTGCCGCTCTACTACGATTATTGGGAGAAGGAATTCGGCTGGTCGCGCGCCTTCATCACTTCGGCTAACGCGCTCAGCAAAGTCGTGGTCGCGGTCTGCTTCGGTTTCTTCGCCGGCTGGGTGATTGACCGTTTCGGGCCGCGCCGCTTGATGATCGTCGGCGTCTTGATTGCCGGCGGCGCGCTCATTGGCTTGAGCGCGGTCTCTGTGTCGGCGCTGTGGCTTTTTTATGTGGCTTATCTCTTCAACGCCGCGGGCTATGTCAGCGCCGGGCCGCCGCCCAATCAAGTGCTGCTGGCGCGCTGGTTCGACAAAGGGCGTGGCAAGGCGATGGGCTTCGCCTACCTGGGCATTGGCGTCGGCGGCGCGGTCGTGCCGCAGTTGTCGCGCTGGCTGAGCGAAAGCTATGGCTGGCGTGTGTCGCTGCGCCTGCTGGGCGGGCTGATGATCGTGCTGACCTTGCCGATGGTCTGGTTGATTAAAGAAGCGCCGCCGACAACCACGGCGCAACAGCGCGAGCCGCTTGCACCGATGCGCGAGATTTTTCGCCGCCCGGCATTTTACCTGCTCGCCTTCGCCAGTCTTTGCTCGATTGGCGCGGTCGGCGGCACCAATCAACATCTCAAGCTCTATCTCACGCGCGACCTGAATTATTCGCAGAGCGATGCGGCGACCTTCATCTCGCTCGTCTTGACCTTCAGCATCGCCGGGCGCTTGTTGATGGGATGGCTGGCCGATCATCTGCCGAAGAAGGCCGTGATGCTGTTGATCTATCTTTTGGTAGCGGCGGCCATCCCGCTGCTCTTCCTTGCCGCATCGCCCGCGGCCCTGTACGTCTTCGCGGCGGTCTTCGGCTTAGGCTTAGGCGGCGAGTATCTGATCATTCCGTTGATCGCGGCTGAATTATTCAGCGTCAAAATTCTGGGGCGGCTGATGGGCGTTCTGGTGACCGCCGATGGCGTCGCCGAAGCGCTGGTGCCGTTTCTGATCGGCCACCTGCACGACCGCACGGGGAACTATTATGCGGGGTTCGTCACCTTGATCGTTATCGCCTTGCTCGGCGCGCTGGCGGTTGTCTGGCTGCCGCAAAACGGCCGTGTGGCCACCTCTCAAGCGGGAGTCGCGGGATGA
- a CDS encoding glycoside hydrolase family 88 protein: protein MKIPDQIDEPRLLARIERAFDFGVGQLAKMLPKWPANQPAPIYTVNGVWTRPAYMWTDWCPGFYAGMMWLAFEATGDQVWRQAAERYTRALEPRKLDRDVHDLGFIFMSTADRWLALVGDDDPAARWLKDVLITAATVQSFRWKESGEDHYIYSFHGPQSLFIDIMMNIRLLFRAHQLGGAEALYDKAVTHAKTTEKYLVRKRGDRLMDREGAIIHEAIFNPVRGEFRNLSTQQGYSPFTCWARGLAWATYGFTDTFLFTGDRFFLDTAERCAGYYLENTPDPGVPFWDYGAPDIPNEPLDSSAAAIMAGAFLKLKEIEATRRGAHVYGRAALAILDALTGDEFLGAHDPAYEGILRHGVYHRPMNWGVDESVMWGDYFFMEALHTVRGGSKR from the coding sequence ATGAAGATTCCCGACCAGATTGACGAACCCCGGTTGCTGGCGCGCATCGAGCGGGCCTTTGATTTTGGCGTTGGCCAGTTGGCAAAGATGCTGCCGAAGTGGCCGGCGAATCAGCCGGCGCCGATCTATACAGTGAATGGTGTATGGACCCGCCCGGCTTACATGTGGACCGACTGGTGTCCGGGTTTTTATGCGGGCATGATGTGGCTGGCCTTTGAAGCGACTGGTGATCAAGTATGGCGACAGGCCGCCGAACGCTATACGCGGGCGCTTGAGCCGCGCAAGCTCGACCGCGACGTTCACGACCTCGGCTTTATTTTCATGTCAACGGCTGACCGCTGGCTCGCGCTGGTTGGCGATGACGACCCTGCGGCGCGTTGGCTCAAAGATGTTCTGATCACCGCGGCCACCGTTCAGTCGTTCCGCTGGAAGGAGAGCGGCGAGGATCATTACATCTATTCGTTTCATGGGCCGCAGTCGCTGTTCATAGACATCATGATGAACATCCGGCTGCTGTTTCGCGCGCACCAGTTGGGCGGCGCGGAAGCGCTCTACGACAAAGCGGTGACGCATGCGAAGACAACGGAAAAGTATCTCGTTCGCAAGCGCGGTGATCGATTAATGGACCGCGAAGGCGCGATCATTCACGAAGCGATATTCAACCCGGTGCGCGGCGAGTTTCGCAATCTCTCGACGCAGCAGGGCTACTCGCCGTTCACCTGCTGGGCGCGCGGGCTGGCCTGGGCGACCTACGGGTTTACGGACACGTTTCTCTTCACCGGCGACCGATTTTTTCTCGACACCGCCGAGCGCTGCGCCGGTTATTACCTTGAGAACACGCCCGACCCTGGGGTGCCTTTCTGGGATTATGGCGCGCCCGACATCCCCAATGAGCCGCTCGATAGCTCGGCGGCGGCGATTATGGCCGGCGCTTTCTTGAAGCTGAAAGAGATTGAAGCGACGCGGCGTGGCGCGCATGTCTACGGACGGGCGGCGCTGGCGATTTTGGATGCGCTGACCGGCGACGAATTCCTCGGCGCGCACGACCCGGCTTATGAAGGCATCCTGCGGCATGGCGTCTATCACCGCCCGATGAATTGGGGCGTGGACGAATCGGTGATGTGGGGCGATTACTTTTTCATGGAAGCGCTGCACACGGTTAGGGGAGGATCAAAAAGATGA